The following are from one region of the Numenius arquata chromosome 23, bNumArq3.hap1.1, whole genome shotgun sequence genome:
- the LOC141474918 gene encoding feather keratin Cos2-3-like, giving the protein MSCYNQCLPCRPCGPTPLANSCNEPCVRQCQNSTIVIEPPAVVVTLPGPILSSFPQNTVVGSSTSAAVGSILSCDGVPITSGCCDLSGISSRYCGRRSLH; this is encoded by the coding sequence atgtcctgctacaaccagtgcctgccctgccggccctgtggcccaaccccactggccaacagctgcaatgagccctgtgtcaggcagtgccagaactccaccattgtcattgagcctcctgctgtggtggtgaccctgcccggacccatcctcagctccttccctcagaacacggtggtgggatcctccacctctgctgctgttggcagcatcctcagctgtgatggagtgcccatcacgtctgggtgctgtgacctttctggcatttccagccgctactgTGGCAGAAGGTCCCTCCACTGA